Genomic segment of Juglans microcarpa x Juglans regia isolate MS1-56 chromosome 7S, Jm3101_v1.0, whole genome shotgun sequence:
tatatatggtgcAAAGATCTCATTAAACTACCATGCACTTGATGAAGCGGGGATAAAGTTGCCCCATTATATAGGAGTACTAGCTTTTAATTTTCCACTAGATGTAAGAAAATCCAAGTTCACTGATGAATCCCGAATCATAACTATTTTGCCGTGTCATTGTCATCCCTTGTAAAGATTGCATTCGGACCAGTGTCTTACAAATCCGAATGCCATTGAATATCACCTTTTTTCTCCTCTAATCCTCGAAGTTGGTCacaaatttcaacttttcaaatagGTTGAATCACACACATATAAATTTGCTTTAACATCTAATATTCTCCAAAGGGAATGAAATTTTAGTCTGTTATCGTTGTCATTGTCAGTTTACATGATCCGGTCAGTGGGCCATGACAACAATTATATTTCTAATCAAAAGCCTTGCATgcgtttattttcataacaactccttaaaatatttaatatgcCAGTGGTTTCACTGATTCggtagagtttttttttttttaacagggAGAAAGCTTTCTTCCCACAGAGATTAAGGGAAAACTGGCAGATCCAAGCATGTACTTCGAACATGGGTACtgactctctcttctctcatcagtgacatacatatatatatatatatatatatatcttattattGTCGAATACATACTTGATTTCACtacaaagaaaaatgatcatttgTAATGGATTATATGTgacaaaaatgactattttctatcaaaacagatttattttgacagaaaataatcatttttataaaaaataactagccACAactaagcagttttcttgtagtgtgtttTACATTGATGCATACAGCTAGCGCCATAGGTTCTTGCAAACtcaattatttatctttctACGTCTGAAATGTTAAATTACTTTTCCAGCGTTTGCAATAGTGATAATTACATGAATGAATCGAAACCAGCTGTCGGGAAGGTAGTTGTATGTTTCTCCACCGATGGACCAACATTGATTGACCATGCAGTAGCAGCAGTAAAGACGGCCAATGCATTGGGCTTGATCTTTGTTGAACCCATGACTAGGCAGACAGCTGACGTTGAAATCGTCCCCACAGTGTATGTCAACTTTGAGCAAGGGACACAAATTAAGAACTATCTTTACGAATCTCCCAGGTAAGTGAACATGCATAAAGAAATTAATCTTGGCACTTGGTGCGCGCGCGTACTCTTGAGTATTAGAAATGATTGGCTACTTGAATTGAAACGTATGTTAAAAAAGTGCAATTTTagtttagtttgtttttttcctttatctatttttttaacatctttaaatatttgtttacaaaaaaatatataaactcactaatattcacttaatcactaaaaaatacaaaaaaagcaTTGGTCATCTATCGGTATCAGCATTACTCTTGTAGAAAGGTATTTACCAATATGGAAGGGGCTTCTGACATGCATATTCTTGATCTGGACCATGTAGCCTCCCTAGAGTGCGGATAATGCCGACTAAAACCATAATTGGAAAGTCACCAGCACCTACAGTGGCAGACTTTTCTTCTAGAGGGCCGAGTTCACTTACACCTGACATTCTCAAGGTATGTTTGCATCCAACATGAAAATCAGCAATGTTTTGCCTCCAAATTATAAGTTGAGCTTCTACCAACGACCATATAAAATCTATCATGCATATGATGATAACTTCATTCTTCTTGATTTTTTGTTAATAGCCGGATGTAACCGCTCCCGGAGTAAGTATACTAGCAGCATGGCCTCATGACACTTCACCAACCTTGTCACCAAGTGATGATCGTCGCGTGAGGTGGAATTTTCAGTCGGGAACATCAATGTCATGCCCTCATGTCTCCGGTGTTGCCGCCCTTATCAAATCAGCACATCCAAGATGGTCCCCATCAGCCATTAGATCAGCTCTCATAACTACAGGCAAGAATAAAATGATTCCAACCATTGATCAAACCCTTTTTGCAGTACCCTCTATGCCACGGACATTAGCGGAGTACATTGGAGTCAGGCTATGGACCATATATACCTCGATCTTGAAAGAACATTTTGCCATATGAAATAACTTATCCTTATATCTACTAATTTCAATTAATAGGAAGCGTAGGTACTCCActaagtgatatatatatatatatatatatatatatataggaatataGAAATAGAAATTCACCTTATCTGCTTCTGGTAGTGCCGTTAAGGATCTTATATGGTTTACTGCATTAAACACTAATTATAAAGGCCTGATGATCTCTAGTttacattaatatatgtattgtGTTCCCTGTTACAGCTTACACTCGGGACACAACCAGCGACAGCATTCTAGCTGGTGGATCAATGAAAGTGGCGGATCCCTTTGACATTGGCGCTGGCCACATTAACCCCTTGAAAGCACTGGATCCGGGGCTAGTTTACGAAATGAAAACCAGCGATTATATTCTCTTCCTCTGCAATATTGGCTACACCCAAGAAAACATACACAAAATGGTTCTTCCGTGTCCTGGGGTTGATATAAGCTGCCCAAAGGTTCCGAAAAGCAACACAAACATTAATTACCCCTCAATCACAGTTTCCAATCTCAAATCAACAATGACAATCAAGAGGACAGTTCGTAATGTGGGCCATAAAAAAAACACCATTTACTTTGCCAGCATTGTTAAGCCTGATGGAGTGGAGGTATTTATATGGCCTAGAGCTTTAATTTTCTCGTGGTTCAACGAAGAAAACTCATACTATGTCACTCTCAAACCACTGAAGAAGTCTCAAGGGAGATATGATTTTGGAGAGATTGTTTGGTCGGATGGCTGCCATAAGGTAAGGAGTCCATTGGTCGTATGTGTGAATACTACTGATGATTCGAGTGATTCCATAGCCCGTACTAGCAGCTCCATTTAGGCTCCTTGcttatttcatatttgaagaattTTGCAAAAATCTTACAGGTTGGCGGTTGCGCTGTTTTGCCAACTGATGTAATAATTGTGACCAAGTTTCTTGGCTTTGTCTCTGTAAAAATAAAGTTGATGTGATAAGAAAATTTTACTatgcttttatttattaagtgtGTTATACATATGCATATTATATGAACAAACAGGAAGCAGAGAGCCACCAGTAGTGAAATGAAATTGCCCTCAGATGCATAACAAGAAATTTGAGATTTGACAACTTTGGATGGATGAAGTGCGccaagatataaatatatatatatatatatatatatatatatatattgtagatTTTGTgcagtaaaaacaaaaattgtcaTATGCGTATTTGACATAAATCTGCACATGGATCCAGGTTTtggagtaattttatatatactcatatacTACATAAGAGACGcttaatcttttaaaaaaatagtggagtttattattataaaattaattttttttttttttatgtggatctcatatttacttattttcttttaaaaaaaattatgcgatatttgcgcactctacgactacaaatatcatttgatTTGGTTAGACAGCTAAAGCGGCCGGCAACCATAAAATTGAACTTTTATTACTTTAAAGTCATTAGGAAAAGGGAATTCCAGAGAGAAATTAGTGGTTGTGCTTATGAATGCTCCAGatcattgaaaaataatatcgCAGAAATTGAATGCCTTTAGAACATATTACTTATGCATGACCCGGTTTGAATATCAAGAGTCTCTCGTTccttcttatctcatctcatatcatctcttCTCATCACGTTctatatctcatctcaatatttaaacattataaatacaaatattttttaattttaaatctttaactttttcttataatcattatctaatcattacaactttactaaaatttcaaacaaaatataaaagataattcaactttttcaaatttcaaaataaaaataatattaagaaattatattctaataatattttaattttgtaatatttttatttaattttttctctcacattttccaaaaattcataaaatatcttaactcaagtcatttcattactattcacaaactatttcactattatttacatatcatcttatctcatctcactatatgtttggtaaatgagatgagatgagatgagaaattctaaaaaattctcacaatttcattttcaaatatcattcaaacacaaacactttttaattttaaattttcaaccatttatctaattattacttaatcattacaacttttacatatttcaaaacaaaacataaaaattaatacaactttttcaaacttcaaaacaaaaattatattcaaatagtttttaactttataatctttttattcaacttttttttctttcatttcacaaaattcaataaaacatattaatttaaattattttattattatttatagactattttattactattcattatacATCCCATCCAAGTAGAAggagtgagtttttttttttttttaactattttttacgTCACTTGCAAGTTAACATGAAGTTCATACCaaataaatgattttgagtTACAATAATAGTTTTTGTCAAtctaaatagaaattaaaaaaaaaaaaaaaaaaaagtctctgCCCTATCTGTGGTCTTCCCAAGAAGCTGTTGTGCATTCTCTCTGGAATTGTGCAGCTTTTGGAGATATTTGGAGTGTATGTTGccgaaaattataaaaaatagaagactGACTATGTCTCGAACTTTATGGAACTTATTGAGATACTCTGATATACTTGACCAACATGAATTTGAGAAAATGGTCGTAGTTACGAGGAAGACCTAGTTTAGAAGAAATTCAGTCATTTATGAAGGTTCTTTCATGGCCCCAAATATATTGGTCAACCAGGTTGAGGATATGTTGCAGGATTTCTAGTTTTCAAGATGTGACTTGTTGAGAAGCAATATTGGGATGACTAGAGACTATCAAGGATTTCTAGTTTTGGTTAGAGACAAGGAGAAGTTATAGCTGCTATGAGGGCACTGACTTTTCTTTGCTTCAGTTCCACTGCTAGCTGCTATACTCTTGCAGCAagtcttcttttatatatagcATCCTTGTTGTCATAGTATTTAGCAGTTGCACTCGAATGAGGAACTTGTAAATCATGAAGCAAAGATAAGAGCCAAATTAATTCAGAAACTGTATTAGCCATTGCCCTATATTCAGCCTTAGCTGATGACCTTGAAACTATatattgtttctttgatttccaagagaTAAGAAAGTTGTCAAGGAATATACAAAATCCAGTGATGGATCTTTTGGTGTCAGAACACCCTGCCCAATCAGAGTCAGCAAAAGTAGTGAGTTTGAAATCTGAGTTGGAAGGAAAAATGAGACCCTAACCAGGTGAATTTTTGAGGTACTAAAGAACTCTATAAGTAGCATGTAGATGATGTTGTCTAGGGGAATCCATAAACTGACTCAAGGTATGAACTGCAAAGGTGAGATTTGGTCTGGTAATAGTAAGGTACAACAACCTACCAACCAATCTTCTATAAACTTTGGGATCTTCAAGAAGAGGACCATTAGATTTGGACAACTTGAGGTGTTGCTCCATAGGTGTTTTAACTGGTTTAGAACCTAGAAAACCAGTATCTGATAATATGTGTAAGTCATATTTTCTCTAAGATAATGAAATACCAGTAGTGTTCCTTGCTACTTTGAGGcccaaaaaatacttaaaaggtCCAAGatctttaattttaaacttttgatcaagaaaaacttTAAAAGTAGTGACATAATCCATATCATTGTTGGCAAGAAGAATGTCATCGACATATACTAATAATGCCATGAAAATAGAACCTTGAGTTTTTGTTAAGAGAGAGTAATCTGTCTTGGACTTTGTAAAACCAAGATCAATAATTGTGGAAGAAAACTTAGCAAACCACTATCTTGAAGTTTGCTTCAAGCCATACAAAGATTTATTTAGGCGACACACCCTCTTGTCATTCTTATCACCAAAACCTGGAGGGAGATCCATATACATTTCTTCCAACAActctccatgaagaaaaacattgtTGACATCTAATTGAATGAGATGCCAACTTTTGATTGTTGCTATGGAAAGAAGACACTTAACTGTCACCATCTTAGCAACTGGACAAAATGTATCAAAGTAATGATCAATGCCCTCCTGTTGTGTAAATCCTTAGCAACCAATCGAGCCTTATACCTCTCAAGTGATCCATTAGACCTAAGTTTTACTTTATAGACACATTTGCACCCAATTGTACTTTTATCAGGGGGAAGATGAGTTAAAGTCCATGTGCTATTTGTTTCTAAGGCTTTAATTTCTTCAGCCATGACAGTTCTCTAATGAGGAATTTTAACAACTTAATGAAAGGATTTTGGCTCAAAAGTAGTAGAAAGAACTGTGACAAATGCATTGTGTTTGGATGACAAATGAGAATATGAAAGTGAATTAGAAAGATGATAGGGATTACCTAAGAAAAAACCAATTGGAGATGAAGGAGAGCAAGCCTGTGAAGATGCCAAATGGCAATGAAAGTCCTGCAAATAACCAGGTGGCCTATGTGCTTGAGAAGATCTTCTGGGAGGAGGAACATGTGAAAGAGAATGAATTTCAGATTGGTCTGAATGAACAGAAAGAACATGTGAAGGCTGAGCAAAATCATGTGGATTAGAAACAGAAGGATTGGTATTAAAACTGGATTGATCAGAAATAGGCCGATGAAGGACAACAGAAGAAGACTAAAAAGAATTAATTGAGAGAAAGTTTGAAAGGGGAAAATTTGTTCATGGAATACAACATCTCTTGAAACAAAAGCTGTATGAGCATCAATATCATACAACTTGTAACCTTTAATAGCAAGAAGATAACTAAGAAATATGCATCTTCTAGCTTGAGGAGCAAATTTGGACTTGTTATGAGCTAATGTAGAAGCATAACAAAGTGATCCAAATACTTTGAGATGATCATATGAAGGAGGTTTGTTGAAGAGTAATTCATAGGGACTTTTATTGTTCAACAGAGGAGAATAAATTCTGTTGATCAAGTACACAACAGTAAGAATGGAATCTGACCATAAATGTAAGGGGATATTTGATTGAAATAAAAGAGCACGAGCAACATTTAAGATGTGCTAGTGCTTCCTTTCAACTACTTAATTTTGCTGAGGAGTAGCTACACAAGAAAGCTAATGAATTATGCCTTTAGTAGAGAAAAATGTAGGTATGGAAAATTCACTATCATTATCTGTTCGAATAGCTTTGATCTTAGAATGGAATTAAGTTTCAACCATAGCAACAAAATGTTGTACCAAGACTCGAGcatcaaatttgaattttaacaaataaacCCAAGTAATGCGAGAATGATCATCTACCATGgttaagaaatatttgaaaccaTCTAATGATTGAGATTGAAATGTCCCCCAAATCTCACAATGCATGAGCTCAAAAGAACAAGTAGATTGATATTGACTATGTGAAGGAAAATGTAACCTCTTGTGTTTAGCAAGATGACAAACATCACAAGCTGTAGAATTATTAGCAGAAATATTAGGAACAATTGAAGACAACAATTGCATTCTAGAAAGAGAGGGATGTCCCAATCTCTTATGCCAAATATCAAAAGTAGTCTGACTAGACTGTAAAGCAAAAACAGAATTGGAAGACAAATCTTTTGAGCAAGCAACAGGAGAATCTGGTAGTTGCATCAAATCGAGTCCTAATTTGGCTTTACCTTTCTCAATCATTCTCCAATAGATGAGATCCTGTATGAAACAAGCATCACGAAAAAAGGTTATACAACAAGAAGAAGATTTAGTAAGCTTGCTGGCAGAGAGAATGTTAAAGTGAAATGAAGGTACAGACAACACATTGTGTAAAACAAGTTAAGGAACACAGATGAATAGATTCAATATGAGTAGCTGGTGCAGAAACTCCATTTGGAAATTTAACAAATGAGTCATGGACAGGTTGAAAAGAATTGAAGAGAGAAATAGAATGGACCATGTGATCTGTGGCACCAGTGTCGATGATCCATTCATCATGAGGAATTGAATTAACATGTGCTTtgttaattgaaaaaatagaatgtgGAGAACACTTACTAGAAAGTTGGTCAAGTGGAGATGTTACTAGATTTGCTGTTTGTGTGAGGGAA
This window contains:
- the LOC121241436 gene encoding subtilisin-like protease SBT3.18 isoform X2, giving the protein MASFKREYHHGVRKKVYIVYLGLNHNQDPTLTSKYHHKLLSNVFASEEDAKQSMLYSYKHSFSGFSAKLNSTQATALAKMEGVISVFRSKTLQLHTTRSWDFVGFTLGNNKVTPLQLAFGDDIVVGMFDTGIWPESESFSEEPRMKPIPSTWRGECVKGDRFDPKTNCNRKLIGARYYLKGFEEENGPLRNPEYQSSRDFLGHGTHTASTAVGSIVKNASFFGLGLGTARGGAPRARLAVYKICWANEEFNSVCSEIDILAAFDDALHDGVHIISASFGPRPPMLPLFETSAGIGSFHAMQLGITVAFSAGNEGPDPSLVTNVAPWSISVAASSVDRMFRTQILVDSSLSIMGESFLPTEIKGKLADPSMYFEHGVCNSDNYMNESKPAVGKVVVCFSTDGPTLIDHAVAAVKTANALGLIFVEPMTRQTADVEIVPTVYVNFEQGTQIKNYLYESPSLPRVRIMPTKTIIGKSPAPTVADFSSRGPSSLTPDILKPDVTAPGVSILAAWPHDTSPTLSPSDDRRVRWNFQSGTSMSCPHVSGVAALIKSAHPRWSPSAIRSALITTAYTRDTTSDSILAGGSMKVADPFDIGAGHINPLKALDPGLVYEMKTSDYILFLCNIGYTQENIHKMVLPCPGVDISCPKVPKSNTNINYPSITVSNLKSTMTIKRTVRNVGHKKNTIYFASIVKPDGVEVFIWPRALIFSWFNEENSYYVTLKPLKKSQGRYDFGEIVWSDGCHKVRSPLVVCVNTTDDSSDSIARTSSSI
- the LOC121241436 gene encoding subtilisin-like protease SBT3.18 isoform X4, translating into MCRENFRSWTHEREREREGMQVVVLICIKWLASKENIIMEYARSEEDAKQSMLYSYKHSFSGFSAKLNSTQATALAKMEGVISVFRSKTLQLHTTRSWDFVGFTLGNNKVTPLQLAFGDDIVVGMFDTGIWPESESFSEEPRMKPIPSTWRGECVKGDRFDPKTNCNRKLIGARYYLKGFEEENGPLRNPEYQSSRDFLGHGTHTASTAVGSIVKNASFFGLGLGTARGGAPRARLAVYKICWANEEFNSVCSEIDILAAFDDALHDGVHIISASFGPRPPMLPLFETSAGIGSFHAMQLGITVAFSAGNEGPDPSLVTNVAPWSISVAASSVDRMFRTQILVDSSLSIMGESFLPTEIKGKLADPSMYFEHGVCNSDNYMNESKPAVGKVVVCFSTDGPTLIDHAVAAVKTANALGLIFVEPMTRQTADVEIVPTVYVNFEQGTQIKNYLYESPSLPRVRIMPTKTIIGKSPAPTVADFSSRGPSSLTPDILKPDVTAPGVSILAAWPHDTSPTLSPSDDRRVRWNFQSGTSMSCPHVSGVAALIKSAHPRWSPSAIRSALITTAYTRDTTSDSILAGGSMKVADPFDIGAGHINPLKALDPGLVYEMKTSDYILFLCNIGYTQENIHKMVLPCPGVDISCPKVPKSNTNINYPSITVSNLKSTMTIKRTVRNVGHKKNTIYFASIVKPDGVEVFIWPRALIFSWFNEENSYYVTLKPLKKSQGRYDFGEIVWSDGCHKVRSPLVVCVNTTDDSSDSIARTSSSI
- the LOC121241436 gene encoding subtilisin-like protease SBT3.18 isoform X1, with the protein product MAAYIQCFWGLFLSLSLYFIHSTPTPHVYIVYLGLNHNQDPTLTSKYHHKLLSNVFASEEDAKQSMLYSYKHSFSGFSAKLNSTQATALAKMEGVISVFRSKTLQLHTTRSWDFVGFTLGNNKVTPLQLAFGDDIVVGMFDTGIWPESESFSEEPRMKPIPSTWRGECVKGDRFDPKTNCNRKLIGARYYLKGFEEENGPLRNPEYQSSRDFLGHGTHTASTAVGSIVKNASFFGLGLGTARGGAPRARLAVYKICWANEEFNSVCSEIDILAAFDDALHDGVHIISASFGPRPPMLPLFETSAGIGSFHAMQLGITVAFSAGNEGPDPSLVTNVAPWSISVAASSVDRMFRTQILVDSSLSIMGESFLPTEIKGKLADPSMYFEHGVCNSDNYMNESKPAVGKVVVCFSTDGPTLIDHAVAAVKTANALGLIFVEPMTRQTADVEIVPTVYVNFEQGTQIKNYLYESPSLPRVRIMPTKTIIGKSPAPTVADFSSRGPSSLTPDILKPDVTAPGVSILAAWPHDTSPTLSPSDDRRVRWNFQSGTSMSCPHVSGVAALIKSAHPRWSPSAIRSALITTAYTRDTTSDSILAGGSMKVADPFDIGAGHINPLKALDPGLVYEMKTSDYILFLCNIGYTQENIHKMVLPCPGVDISCPKVPKSNTNINYPSITVSNLKSTMTIKRTVRNVGHKKNTIYFASIVKPDGVEVFIWPRALIFSWFNEENSYYVTLKPLKKSQGRYDFGEIVWSDGCHKVRSPLVVCVNTTDDSSDSIARTSSSI
- the LOC121241436 gene encoding subtilisin-like protease SBT3.18 isoform X5: MQVVVLICIKWLASKENIIMEYARSEEDAKQSMLYSYKHSFSGFSAKLNSTQATALAKMEGVISVFRSKTLQLHTTRSWDFVGFTLGNNKVTPLQLAFGDDIVVGMFDTGIWPESESFSEEPRMKPIPSTWRGECVKGDRFDPKTNCNRKLIGARYYLKGFEEENGPLRNPEYQSSRDFLGHGTHTASTAVGSIVKNASFFGLGLGTARGGAPRARLAVYKICWANEEFNSVCSEIDILAAFDDALHDGVHIISASFGPRPPMLPLFETSAGIGSFHAMQLGITVAFSAGNEGPDPSLVTNVAPWSISVAASSVDRMFRTQILVDSSLSIMGESFLPTEIKGKLADPSMYFEHGVCNSDNYMNESKPAVGKVVVCFSTDGPTLIDHAVAAVKTANALGLIFVEPMTRQTADVEIVPTVYVNFEQGTQIKNYLYESPSLPRVRIMPTKTIIGKSPAPTVADFSSRGPSSLTPDILKPDVTAPGVSILAAWPHDTSPTLSPSDDRRVRWNFQSGTSMSCPHVSGVAALIKSAHPRWSPSAIRSALITTAYTRDTTSDSILAGGSMKVADPFDIGAGHINPLKALDPGLVYEMKTSDYILFLCNIGYTQENIHKMVLPCPGVDISCPKVPKSNTNINYPSITVSNLKSTMTIKRTVRNVGHKKNTIYFASIVKPDGVEVFIWPRALIFSWFNEENSYYVTLKPLKKSQGRYDFGEIVWSDGCHKVRSPLVVCVNTTDDSSDSIARTSSSI
- the LOC121241436 gene encoding subtilisin-like protease SBT3.18 isoform X6 codes for the protein MQSMDLLLNHGAGRLRLQGLKDKTRKNKSKEHKKLSLHRTSIFGGVYAEMEGVISVFRSKTLQLHTTRSWDFVGFTLGNNKVTPLQLAFGDDIVVGMFDTGIWPESESFSEEPRMKPIPSTWRGECVKGDRFDPKTNCNRKLIGARYYLKGFEEENGPLRNPEYQSSRDFLGHGTHTASTAVGSIVKNASFFGLGLGTARGGAPRARLAVYKICWANEEFNSVCSEIDILAAFDDALHDGVHIISASFGPRPPMLPLFETSAGIGSFHAMQLGITVAFSAGNEGPDPSLVTNVAPWSISVAASSVDRMFRTQILVDSSLSIMGESFLPTEIKGKLADPSMYFEHGVCNSDNYMNESKPAVGKVVVCFSTDGPTLIDHAVAAVKTANALGLIFVEPMTRQTADVEIVPTVYVNFEQGTQIKNYLYESPSLPRVRIMPTKTIIGKSPAPTVADFSSRGPSSLTPDILKPDVTAPGVSILAAWPHDTSPTLSPSDDRRVRWNFQSGTSMSCPHVSGVAALIKSAHPRWSPSAIRSALITTAYTRDTTSDSILAGGSMKVADPFDIGAGHINPLKALDPGLVYEMKTSDYILFLCNIGYTQENIHKMVLPCPGVDISCPKVPKSNTNINYPSITVSNLKSTMTIKRTVRNVGHKKNTIYFASIVKPDGVEVFIWPRALIFSWFNEENSYYVTLKPLKKSQGRYDFGEIVWSDGCHKVRSPLVVCVNTTDDSSDSIARTSSSI
- the LOC121241436 gene encoding subtilisin-like protease SBT3.18 isoform X7, producing the protein MEGVISVFRSKTLQLHTTRSWDFVGFTLGNNKVTPLQLAFGDDIVVGMFDTGIWPESESFSEEPRMKPIPSTWRGECVKGDRFDPKTNCNRKLIGARYYLKGFEEENGPLRNPEYQSSRDFLGHGTHTASTAVGSIVKNASFFGLGLGTARGGAPRARLAVYKICWANEEFNSVCSEIDILAAFDDALHDGVHIISASFGPRPPMLPLFETSAGIGSFHAMQLGITVAFSAGNEGPDPSLVTNVAPWSISVAASSVDRMFRTQILVDSSLSIMGESFLPTEIKGKLADPSMYFEHGVCNSDNYMNESKPAVGKVVVCFSTDGPTLIDHAVAAVKTANALGLIFVEPMTRQTADVEIVPTVYVNFEQGTQIKNYLYESPSLPRVRIMPTKTIIGKSPAPTVADFSSRGPSSLTPDILKPDVTAPGVSILAAWPHDTSPTLSPSDDRRVRWNFQSGTSMSCPHVSGVAALIKSAHPRWSPSAIRSALITTAYTRDTTSDSILAGGSMKVADPFDIGAGHINPLKALDPGLVYEMKTSDYILFLCNIGYTQENIHKMVLPCPGVDISCPKVPKSNTNINYPSITVSNLKSTMTIKRTVRNVGHKKNTIYFASIVKPDGVEVFIWPRALIFSWFNEENSYYVTLKPLKKSQGRYDFGEIVWSDGCHKVRSPLVVCVNTTDDSSDSIARTSSSI
- the LOC121241436 gene encoding subtilisin-like protease SBT3.18 isoform X8, with the translated sequence MQSMDLLLNHGAGRLRLQGLKDKTRKNKSKEHKKLSLHRTSIFGGVYAGIWPESESFSEEPRMKPIPSTWRGECVKGDRFDPKTNCNRKLIGARYYLKGFEEENGPLRNPEYQSSRDFLGHGTHTASTAVGSIVKNASFFGLGLGTARGGAPRARLAVYKICWANEEFNSVCSEIDILAAFDDALHDGVHIISASFGPRPPMLPLFETSAGIGSFHAMQLGITVAFSAGNEGPDPSLVTNVAPWSISVAASSVDRMFRTQILVDSSLSIMGESFLPTEIKGKLADPSMYFEHGVCNSDNYMNESKPAVGKVVVCFSTDGPTLIDHAVAAVKTANALGLIFVEPMTRQTADVEIVPTVYVNFEQGTQIKNYLYESPSLPRVRIMPTKTIIGKSPAPTVADFSSRGPSSLTPDILKPDVTAPGVSILAAWPHDTSPTLSPSDDRRVRWNFQSGTSMSCPHVSGVAALIKSAHPRWSPSAIRSALITTAYTRDTTSDSILAGGSMKVADPFDIGAGHINPLKALDPGLVYEMKTSDYILFLCNIGYTQENIHKMVLPCPGVDISCPKVPKSNTNINYPSITVSNLKSTMTIKRTVRNVGHKKNTIYFASIVKPDGVEVFIWPRALIFSWFNEENSYYVTLKPLKKSQGRYDFGEIVWSDGCHKVRSPLVVCVNTTDDSSDSIARTSSSI
- the LOC121241436 gene encoding subtilisin-like protease SBT3.18 isoform X3, whose protein sequence is MRNNTMYRSWTHEREREREGMQVVVLICIKWLASKENIIMEYARSEEDAKQSMLYSYKHSFSGFSAKLNSTQATALAKMEGVISVFRSKTLQLHTTRSWDFVGFTLGNNKVTPLQLAFGDDIVVGMFDTGIWPESESFSEEPRMKPIPSTWRGECVKGDRFDPKTNCNRKLIGARYYLKGFEEENGPLRNPEYQSSRDFLGHGTHTASTAVGSIVKNASFFGLGLGTARGGAPRARLAVYKICWANEEFNSVCSEIDILAAFDDALHDGVHIISASFGPRPPMLPLFETSAGIGSFHAMQLGITVAFSAGNEGPDPSLVTNVAPWSISVAASSVDRMFRTQILVDSSLSIMGESFLPTEIKGKLADPSMYFEHGVCNSDNYMNESKPAVGKVVVCFSTDGPTLIDHAVAAVKTANALGLIFVEPMTRQTADVEIVPTVYVNFEQGTQIKNYLYESPSLPRVRIMPTKTIIGKSPAPTVADFSSRGPSSLTPDILKPDVTAPGVSILAAWPHDTSPTLSPSDDRRVRWNFQSGTSMSCPHVSGVAALIKSAHPRWSPSAIRSALITTAYTRDTTSDSILAGGSMKVADPFDIGAGHINPLKALDPGLVYEMKTSDYILFLCNIGYTQENIHKMVLPCPGVDISCPKVPKSNTNINYPSITVSNLKSTMTIKRTVRNVGHKKNTIYFASIVKPDGVEVFIWPRALIFSWFNEENSYYVTLKPLKKSQGRYDFGEIVWSDGCHKVRSPLVVCVNTTDDSSDSIARTSSSI